A portion of the Verrucomicrobiia bacterium genome contains these proteins:
- a CDS encoding 2-aminoethylphosphonate--pyruvate transaminase: MVPSSRDKVLFTPGPLTTSLAVKQAMLHDAGSWHWEFNALVKSIRDRLLALAGLDAGEGWECILLQGSGTFGVEAVLASVVPPQGKVLVHANGAYGERAIRMLEHHRTPHVAYRTPEDAAPDPVELDRLLADDPTITHVVAIHCETTTGILNPIEALGPVVRRHQRVFIVDAMSSFGALPIDFRACGIDYLISSPNKCLEGVPGFSFVFGRRADFAATAGWARSLSLDLLGQLEGFDKNGQFRYTPPTHSILALHQALQELEMEGGREARFDRYQANHRTLVAGMTALGFRPYLRTVVQSCIITSFVFPKDPRFTFDAFYRRLSDEGHIIYPGKISQADTFRIGSIGRIFPSDVLNLVAAVQRVIDAMQVRPDAGGSSAS, encoded by the coding sequence AGGCCATGCTTCACGATGCCGGGTCCTGGCATTGGGAGTTCAATGCGCTGGTCAAGTCGATCCGTGACCGGCTCCTGGCTCTCGCCGGGCTCGATGCGGGCGAGGGATGGGAGTGCATCCTGCTCCAGGGCAGCGGCACCTTCGGCGTCGAGGCGGTGCTGGCCAGCGTGGTGCCGCCCCAGGGCAAGGTGCTGGTCCATGCCAATGGCGCCTATGGCGAACGGGCCATCAGGATGCTCGAGCATCACCGCACGCCGCATGTCGCCTACCGCACGCCCGAGGATGCCGCGCCCGATCCGGTGGAACTCGACCGCCTGCTGGCCGATGACCCCACCATCACCCACGTCGTCGCCATCCATTGCGAAACCACCACGGGCATCCTGAACCCGATCGAGGCCCTCGGGCCGGTGGTGCGGCGTCACCAACGGGTGTTCATCGTCGATGCGATGAGCAGCTTCGGGGCGTTGCCCATCGACTTCCGGGCGTGCGGCATCGACTACCTCATCTCCTCGCCGAACAAGTGCCTCGAGGGCGTCCCAGGGTTTTCGTTCGTGTTCGGGCGGCGGGCGGATTTCGCGGCCACGGCGGGTTGGGCGCGCTCCTTGAGCCTGGATCTGCTCGGGCAGCTCGAGGGCTTCGACAAGAACGGGCAGTTCCGGTACACGCCGCCGACCCATTCCATCCTGGCGCTCCACCAGGCGCTCCAGGAACTCGAGATGGAAGGGGGTCGCGAGGCGCGGTTCGATCGGTACCAGGCGAATCATCGCACCCTGGTGGCGGGGATGACCGCGCTCGGATTTCGTCCCTACCTGCGCACCGTCGTGCAGAGCTGCATCATCACGTCGTTTGTCTTCCCGAAGGATCCCCGGTTCACCTTCGATGCCTTCTACCGGCGTCTCAGCGACGAGGGCCATATCATCTATCCGGGCAAGATCAGCCAGGCCGACACCTTCCGCATCGGGAGCATCGGCCGGATCTTCCCCTCGGATGTGTTGAATCTCGTCGCCGCTGTCCAGCGGGTCATCGACGCCATGCAGGTCCGGCCCGATGCGGGCGGGTCATCCGCGAGCTGA
- the phnA gene encoding phosphonoacetate hydrolase, giving the protein MSKAVTFTVHHRTYSPPARPVAVVCLDGSADEYLDAAIARGRMPNLVRMTASGYRGKARGAMPSFTNVNNTSIVTGVPPAVHGIGGNFFYEADSGREVMMNSASFLRVETIFPAAQRAGRRVAVVTAKEKLRDIFAHELIAAGGIAFSSEKANQARMATHGIDEVEALAGPTPEIYSGEASLYVLRAGVALIEQDRADFLYLSTTDFMQHKFPPEAPEALEFYAGIDALLGRLLDLGVVVGLTADHGMNDKRKADGSPNVIYLETALNDRFGPGFRVILPITDPYVVHHGALGSFAQVHLPPSDARIAVPEVATWLLSLVGITEVHDRATGARLLELPIDRMGDIVVCAGRDVVLGRTVDYHDLKAIEGGLRSHGGRYEEMVPFILSEAPRPEYLARARADVRNFDIFEFTCNAGVKSEG; this is encoded by the coding sequence ATGTCCAAAGCCGTCACGTTCACCGTCCATCATCGCACCTACTCGCCTCCGGCCCGCCCGGTGGCGGTCGTCTGCCTCGACGGGTCGGCCGACGAGTATCTCGACGCGGCCATTGCCCGCGGACGCATGCCCAACCTCGTCCGGATGACGGCATCGGGATACCGCGGCAAGGCCCGCGGGGCCATGCCCAGTTTCACCAACGTCAACAACACCTCGATCGTCACCGGGGTGCCGCCGGCCGTCCACGGGATCGGCGGGAACTTCTTCTACGAGGCGGACAGCGGGCGCGAGGTGATGATGAACTCGGCCTCGTTTCTCCGGGTCGAGACGATTTTTCCCGCGGCCCAGCGCGCGGGCCGGCGGGTCGCGGTGGTCACCGCCAAGGAGAAGCTGCGCGATATCTTCGCCCATGAGCTGATCGCGGCAGGCGGGATTGCCTTTTCCTCGGAGAAGGCCAATCAGGCCCGGATGGCGACCCATGGCATCGACGAGGTGGAAGCCCTGGCGGGACCGACGCCGGAGATCTACAGCGGGGAGGCGAGCCTGTACGTCCTGCGGGCCGGAGTGGCGCTGATCGAGCAGGACCGCGCGGACTTCCTGTATCTGAGCACAACGGATTTCATGCAGCACAAGTTCCCGCCCGAGGCGCCCGAGGCCCTCGAGTTCTATGCCGGGATCGATGCGCTGCTGGGCCGGCTTCTCGACCTGGGCGTGGTGGTGGGCCTGACCGCCGACCATGGGATGAACGACAAGCGGAAGGCCGATGGTTCGCCGAATGTGATCTATCTCGAGACCGCCCTGAACGACCGGTTCGGCCCCGGATTCCGCGTCATCCTGCCCATCACCGATCCGTACGTCGTGCATCACGGCGCCCTCGGCAGCTTTGCCCAGGTCCATTTGCCTCCGTCCGATGCGCGGATCGCCGTGCCCGAGGTGGCGACGTGGCTGCTGTCGCTGGTGGGAATCACCGAGGTGCATGACCGGGCGACGGGCGCGCGGTTGCTCGAACTGCCGATCGATCGGATGGGCGACATCGTGGTCTGCGCGGGGCGCGATGTCGTTCTGGGCCGGACGGTCGATTACCACGATCTGAAGGCGATCGAGGGCGGGCTTCGTTCGCACGGCGGACGGTACGAGGAAATGGTGCCGTTCATCCTGTCCGAGGCGCCTCGCCCCGAGTACCTCGCCCGGGCCCGCGCGGATGTCCGCAATTTCGACATCTTCGAGTTCACATGCAATGCGGGTGTGAAATCGGAGGGTTGA
- a CDS encoding aminotransferase class III-fold pyridoxal phosphate-dependent enzyme — protein MTSWRDRSLALFPAGSNGEYAIPPELVPVLERGHGGRVWDTEGHEWIDLTMAWGSALVGHGHPHVFEAVTRAARDGFNFAAVNRRSVELAERIAALSPCVERLRFVASGTEATMLCLRVAQAATGRSKVLKFEGAYHGQHPVGVTSMLNGRPAVLPQSDPSGAGAAWVERDVLVAPFNDLAATAAIVARHAGELAAVIVEPLHRCLPPKDGFLAGLRDLTRRHGIVLVFDEVVTGFRLALGGAQEYYGVIPDLVAYGKALGGGFPLGAYGGRADLMEVVNEHRLPGPNYAWSASTTGGNPVSCAAGLAVLDILSEAGVYERLHGMGRRLREGMGEALGASGEIGQVLGDGPVAQVAFSAEPVVDQRSWLASDRARGRALMLELLRRRIFLNPLGTKLYVSLAHEETDLKEFLERLDGALRATRGRCQDG, from the coding sequence ATGACCTCCTGGCGTGACCGTTCCCTGGCTTTGTTCCCTGCCGGTTCCAATGGCGAATACGCCATTCCTCCCGAACTCGTCCCCGTCCTCGAACGCGGGCACGGAGGCCGGGTGTGGGACACCGAGGGTCACGAATGGATCGACCTCACCATGGCCTGGGGTTCGGCGCTGGTCGGCCACGGACATCCGCATGTCTTCGAGGCGGTCACCCGGGCGGCCCGGGACGGCTTCAACTTCGCGGCTGTCAACCGGCGCAGTGTGGAGCTGGCGGAGCGGATCGCCGCCCTTTCGCCCTGCGTCGAGCGCCTGCGGTTTGTCGCGTCCGGCACGGAGGCCACGATGCTGTGCCTCCGGGTGGCCCAGGCGGCGACGGGCCGTTCGAAGGTGCTGAAGTTCGAGGGCGCCTACCACGGGCAGCACCCGGTGGGGGTGACCAGCATGCTCAACGGTCGTCCGGCCGTGCTTCCGCAATCCGATCCTTCGGGAGCCGGGGCGGCCTGGGTGGAGCGCGACGTGCTGGTGGCACCGTTCAATGACCTCGCGGCCACCGCGGCCATCGTGGCCCGGCATGCCGGCGAACTCGCGGCGGTGATCGTCGAGCCCCTGCACCGATGCCTGCCGCCGAAGGACGGTTTCCTGGCCGGGTTGCGCGACCTGACCCGGCGCCACGGGATCGTTCTGGTCTTTGACGAAGTCGTCACCGGCTTCCGCCTCGCCCTCGGTGGGGCGCAGGAATACTACGGGGTCATTCCGGACCTGGTCGCCTACGGCAAGGCGCTGGGCGGCGGGTTCCCATTGGGCGCCTACGGGGGCCGGGCGGACCTGATGGAGGTGGTCAACGAGCACCGGCTGCCGGGTCCGAACTATGCATGGTCCGCATCGACGACCGGCGGCAACCCTGTCTCCTGCGCCGCCGGTCTGGCGGTGCTGGACATCCTCTCGGAAGCAGGGGTGTACGAGCGGTTGCATGGCATGGGGCGGCGTTTGCGGGAAGGGATGGGCGAGGCGTTGGGGGCGTCGGGTGAGATCGGGCAGGTCCTGGGGGACGGCCCGGTGGCGCAGGTGGCGTTCTCGGCGGAACCCGTGGTGGACCAGCGTTCCTGGCTGGCGAGTGACCGGGCGCGGGGCCGTGCGCTCATGCTCGAACTGCTGCGGCGCCGGATCTTCCTGAATCCGCTGGGCACCAAGCTCTATGTGTCCCTGGCCCACGAGGAGACGGATCTGAAGGAGTTCCTGGAGCGGTTGGACGGGGCGCTGCGGGCGACCCGGGGCCGGTGTCAGGACGGGTAA